Below is a window of Moorella thermoacetica DNA.
ATACCGCTGCAGGGGATGACGTAAACTTTGCGGGAGCTATTTACTGGCATTGAAATCAGCCACCTTTTCCTTTAATACTTCCATATAGCGCCGCCCGTCCAGTAAAAATTCGCGGTCAGCCTCAAAATTGGTCAGTTCCAGTTCGGTAATCCAGCCCTTTTCATAGGGGTTTTCATTGATGAGTTCCGGCGCCTCTAGGATGGCTTCATTAACGGCCACCACCCTGCCTGTAACCGGGGAAACCAGTTCATAAACCGCTTTGGCCGACTCGATGGTACCCATTTCGCCGAATTGCTCCACTTCCGTACCCGGATCGGGGGGCGTGACAAAGGTAATATCGGAAAGGTTTTGCTGCAGGTAGTCGCTGATGCCTACGCGGCCCCTGTTCCCCTCTACTTGCACCCAGCAGTCGTTCTCGTTGAAGTAAAAGCCTTCCAGGGGTACCCGGAAGATAAACTTATCGTGGCGATGGATGGCGTATTCCAGCGGGCCGGCAAAAAGGCCGGCGTTTTCTCCCGGCGCCCGGCCGGCTTCCTGTTCCCTGAGTACAGGCTGCCAGGACCGCCAGACATCCTCCACGAAGGCCGCCGCCCCTGCCCCCACCCGCCAGTCCGGGCCGGGGTTATAATCCCTCTTTTTAGCTTCTTCGGTCATAGTTATCTTGCGGTAAATCTTCAGGTTATTGTTGGCGGCAATCCGGCTGGCGCAACGGGTGGCGCAGCCGTCGATAACCACCAGGCTACCTTCCCGGAGAAGAGAAGCATAACGGGACGGCGCCGTCTGGTAAAGCACCGGGCAGATAATCTCGCTCCCGGTGGCCGCCGCCATTTTCAGGGCCAGTTCCCGGGCCAGGCAGCCGGCTTCTTTATCCAGGCCGTTACAGGGCAAGATAACATACTTTGCAGTCACGGCTATTTACCCCCTTCTTCCTGGCGCAGGGCCTTGATTGCTTCCAGGACCCGGGATTTTTCGGGAAAGGAAATGGCATCCGGCCCGCAGGTCTTGGCGCAGGCACGGCAAAAAACGACGCAGTTTGTGGGATTGGCCACGATAAGCCGCGGCTCTTCCTCCCGGATTTCATATACCTGGTGGGGACAGAATTTAGCGCACTCCAGGCAGTAGTTGCACCTGGTATAATCAATCACCGGCGCCCAGGTAATCTTTTCCCGCGGCACGCCCATAAAGGTGTTTTCAGCCATTGGCCTGCGCCTCCCAATCCGCCAGGGCGTCGGCCACTTTCTGAAATGCTTCCTCGGTGGTCAGGTCGCGGATGTCCAGGGGGTAAAAATCGGTCTT
It encodes the following:
- the gcvH gene encoding glycine cleavage system protein GcvH is translated as MTAKYVILPCNGLDKEAGCLARELALKMAAATGSEIICPVLYQTAPSRYASLLREGSLVVIDGCATRCASRIAANNNLKIYRKITMTEEAKKRDYNPGPDWRVGAGAAAFVEDVWRSWQPVLREQEAGRAPGENAGLFAGPLEYAIHRHDKFIFRVPLEGFYFNENDCWVQVEGNRGRVGISDYLQQNLSDITFVTPPDPGTEVEQFGEMGTIESAKAVYELVSPVTGRVVAVNEAILEAPELINENPYEKGWITELELTNFEADREFLLDGRRYMEVLKEKVADFNASK
- a CDS encoding 4Fe-4S dicluster domain-containing protein, with protein sequence MAENTFMGVPREKITWAPVIDYTRCNYCLECAKFCPHQVYEIREEEPRLIVANPTNCVVFCRACAKTCGPDAISFPEKSRVLEAIKALRQEEGGK